In the genome of Megalops cyprinoides isolate fMegCyp1 chromosome 7, fMegCyp1.pri, whole genome shotgun sequence, one region contains:
- the LOC118780971 gene encoding calcium/calmodulin-dependent protein kinase II inhibitor 1-like yields MSEVLPYEEKITHYGDDGDVGQISLTCRLQDTSNFFGGSQNKRPPKLGQIGRSKRVVIEDDSIDGVLENTTEKAPPGV; encoded by the exons ATGTCGGAGGTGCTGCCTTACGAGGAGAAAATTACTCACTATGGCGATGATGGGGACGTGGGGCAAATCTCCCTCACCTGTCGTCTGCAGGATACCAGTAACTTCTTCGGTGGTTCCCAGAACAAAAGACCCCCTAAACTCGGCCAGATTGGAAGAAGTAAACGAG TTGTGATTGAAGATGATAGCATCGACGGCGTGCTGGAGAACACGACAGAGAAAGCACCCCCAGGTGTCTAG